In Leifsonia sp. PS1209, the genomic stretch GCAGGGCCTGAACGCACCATACGAACAGAGCGGGCCTCCCCGGCGACCACGGTCGCGGGGGAGGCCCGCTCTTCGTGTTCCCGGGCATGCTGGACAGAGCACTCGAAAGCGAATACTCTAAACAAAGTATTCGGAGGTGAACATGTCCAAACGCGCGATCTCGAACCCGCTGGCCCTCGCGGTGCTGTCCTGCCTGTGGGAGCGGCCGATGTACCCGTACGAGATGACCACGTCCATGCGCGAGCGCGGCAAGGAAGACAGTATCCGCCTCAACTTCGGATCCCTCTACGCGGTCATCAAGTCGCTGGAGAAGCACGGCTTCATCGTCGCCACCCAGACCGAGCGGGAGGGCAACCGCCCGGAGCGCGTGGTCTACGAGATCACCGACGCGGGCCGTCGCGAGGCCGACGAGTGGCTGAGCGAGCTCATCGACACCCCCGTCAAGGAGTACCCGGCCATCGAGACCGGCCTCTCCCTCCTCCCGATGCTCCCGCCGCAGACTGCGCTCGAACTCCTGGAGAAGCGGGTGGAGCGGCTCGACGACGAGATCGCCTCCCGGCACCGCCAGCTCGACGAGATCGGCGACAGCCTCCCCGAGCTGTTCATGGTCGAATTCCACTACCGCCAGGCGGTGCTGGATGCGGAGCGCGCGTACATCGCGGGGCTCGCATCGCGCATCCGGGACGGGTCGATCGGCGGCCTGCAGATGTGGGAGGGGCTGCACGCGCTCCTCCGCGAAGGACTCAGCATGGCCGACATCCAGCAGAGGGTGTCGGCGGGCGACTTCGGGCAGGAGGTGGCCGACCTGCTGGGCTAGAAAACGAACCGATGGCCGGAGAGCGGCAACTCTCCGGCCATCCAAACCCCAGTCGTTCCGTGAGGAACCTGCGTCAACAGTCACCGAGGGTCCATTTCCAATGGTATCGCGCGGGTCTCTCACGAACGGCTTCACTCGAAAGGAAGCCATCGTGACAACCGAATATCCGTCGGCGCTCATCGCCGACGATCTCAGAAAGTCCTACCCGGCCGGCAGGGGCAAGCCGCCCGTGCGCGCCGTCGACGGCCTCAGCTTCACCGCTGAGACCGGCACCATCTTCGGGCTGCTCGGCCCCAACGGCGCAGGCAAGTCCACCACCATCAAGATCCTCTCGACGCTCGCCCGTGCGGACTCCGGCCGCGCGATCGTCGCGGGCATCGACGTGGCCAGGCATCCGGGCAGGGTGCGCTGTTCGATCGGGTTCGTGGCGCAGAAGTCCGTCGCGGATCCGACGGACACCGGCGCAGAGAACCTGGTGCTCGCCGGCAGGCTGCAGGGCCTGTCCGGTCGGGATGCGCGCGCACGGGCCGCAGAGTTGCTCAGCCGGTTCGGTCTGGCGGAGCACGCCACCCGCCAGGTGAAGACGTACTCGGGCGGCATGTCCCGCAAGCTCGACGTCGCCATCGGCCTGATGCACCGACCGGCCGTGCTGTTCCTGGACGAGCCGACCACCGGCCTCGACCCGGAGGCGCGGGCGGAACTGTGGGCGGAGATCGAGCGGATGACCGCGTTCGAGAACATGACCGTGCTGCTCACCACGCACTACCTGGAGGAGGCGGACAGGCTCGCCAAACGGCTCGCCATCGTCGACAGGGGAACGGTCGTGACGGCCGGGACCCCGGAGGAGCTGAAGAACGACCTCCGCGGCGACGCCGTGATCGTCGAGCTCACCGCGGACGGCGACCCGTTCGCCGCCCTGACCGCCCTCGGACGAGTGGATGCGCTGAGCGAGGTCGGCGGCGACGGCCGCACCCTGCGCGCCCGCGCAGACAGCGGGGCCGCCACGCTCCCGCTCGCGCTCGCAGCGCTCGAGGCAGCAGGCATCGCCGTCGCGTCCGCGACCGTCGCTCGGCCGAGCCTCGACGACGTCTACCTGCGGCACACCGGCCGCACCCTCACGAAAGCTCAGGAGACCGCGCAGGACGCAGCATTGGAGAACGCATCATGACCGCCATCGCCCCCACCAGGATCCACTCGGAGCGCACGGCGTCCGGGCCGTCGTTCTTCACCCACACCGCCGTGCTGACCGCGCGCTTGCTGCGCGCTGCCTGGCGGATGCCGGTGTTCCTCGTGATGAACCTGGTGCAGCCGATCATCTGGCTGCTGCTGTTCGGGCAGCTGTTCAAGGCTGTCGTGCAGATCCCGGGCTTCGGCAACGGGCAGAGCTATCTGGAGTTCCTGACGCCCGGGATCGTGATGATGATGGCGCTGTTCGGCAGCGCGTGGTCGGGCACGGTCTACATCCAGGACATGCAGCGCGGTGTGATGGACAGGTTCCTCACGTCGCCGACCAGCCGTCCGGCGATGATCGTGTCCACCCTCGTCTACCAGTCGATCCTGGCCGTGGTGCAGTCGCTCGTCGTGCTCGGGATCGCGTTCTGGGCCGGGGCACGGTTCGAGGGCGGGTTCACCGGGATCGTGCTGCTGCTGCTCGCGGTCGTGCTGCTGACGGCGGTGTTCTGCTCGCTCTCGAACGCGGTCGCGCTGCTGGCGAAGGAGCAGACGGCGCTGATCGGCATCTCACAGCTGATCACGCTGCCTCTGATGTTCCTCAGCTCCGCGATCATGAACACGAAGCTCTCCCCGGAGTGGGTGCAGAACGTCGCGGCGTACAACCCGTTCGAGTGGGCGGTGATCGTCGGCCGTCAGGCGCTCTCCGCGCATCCCGACTGGCCGTCGCTCTGGCTGCACGTCGGCCTGCTCGCCGCGCTCACCGTCGTGATGGCCGCTCTCGCCACCTCGGCCTTCCGCGCCTACCAGCGTTCCGCCTGACCCGAACAATCGAGTCCGAAGTTATTCACGCGCCACGCCGAGTGGCACCGTGAAGAACTTCGGACTCGATGGCGTGGTGGCTTAGAACAGGTCGGGGGAGGGGGCGGACGCGTGCCGGATGGACACGTCGGCGTGACGGTCGAAGCGGTAGCCGACGCCGCGGACGGTGCGGACGATGTCCTCGTACCGTCCGAGCTTCGAGCGCAGGCGGCGCACGTGGACGTCGATGGTGCGCTCGTTCGGCACCTCGTCGTCCGCGGAGCCCCACAGCGACGAGATCAGCTCGGCGCGCTCGATGGTGCGGCCCTCGCGCAGCACCAGGTACTGCAGGAGCTCGAACTCCTTGTACGTGAGCGCGGCGGTCTGGTTGTCGAGGAGGAGGCGCTTGCGCGAGATGTCGACGACGACGCCACCGGATGCGCGGTCCTCGTCCTCGTCCGGCGTCACCTGGTGGCGGTGCTTGGCGATGGCGGAGGGGTCCTGCAGGGCGAGGCGGACGACATCCACGTCGCGTCCACCGGCTCCTTCTGGAGCGAGTGCGACGGCGGCGTACGTCTCTGCGGACGGTGCGATCTCGGCGGTGAGGCGCTTCAGGGCTTCGACGATGCGGCCGAGGTCGGTGCCGGCTGCAGCGGCCTTGGCCTCGTCGATGCCGACGTAGAGGACGAATCCGCGGGCCTCGGTGCCGTTCGGCACGGCGCGGATCTGGGTGGCGGGGACGGCGGGGGCGGCGGCCGGCGTCGGAACCGCTGCTGCGGGAGCCGGGGCTGCCGCGAGGTGACGGCTGGGGGAGTAAGCGGTGTCGATGGTTGCCAGAGACATGGGATGGGTCCTTTGCGATGATGCGGTGAATCCCCTGCCGGATACGGCGTCCCCGGTGGCGTCGAAACGTTCGACGTGTACAGGTAGGTGGCGGGGTGCGAGGATTCGCGAGTGTGTGTTGGGCCTGAGAGCGGCCGGTGTGCGGATGCGTGAGTGTGGCGCATCCGGGGAGCTGGTAGCCCTGTCCCGACTCAGTGGGTCGGCGGGCGGCTGGCTCGGCGAAGGGTCGTCAGATTAGCGACACATTCGGCAACACATGACCGAGTCGCGGCCGGGCATCATCATGCCGGCATCCCCAGGGGCCTCGAAGGAGGTCAGGGTACGCGAGTTGTCAGTCATGCATTGAAGTAAAGCGTCCCGTGACGGCCCGTGTCAAATCATTACGGAATGTTGCGACGTCTCTGTCACATTCGTGGCTGCCGTCAGCAGGGGTGGACGGGTCAGACCGTGCCGTAGAGGCGGTCACCGGCGTCGCCGAGGCCGGGCACGATGTAGCCGTTCTCGTTGAGGCGCTCGTCGAGGGCGCCGAGCACGATGGTCACGTCGCGGCCCTCCGTCGCCTTCTCCAGGGCGGCGATGCCCTCCGGGGCGGCGAGGATGCAGATGGCGGTGACGTCGACAGCTCCGCGCTTGAAGAGGAACTCGATGGCGGCGCCGAGCGAGCCTCCCGTCGCGAGCATCGGGTCGAGCACGAAGCACTGGCGGTCGGAGAGGTCGTCCGGCAGGCGCTCCGCGTACGTGGTCGGCTCGAACGTCACCTCGTTGCGCGCCATACCGAGGAAGCCGACCTCGGCGGTCGGCATCAGGCGGACCATGCCCTCGAGCATCCCGAGTCCGGCACGCAGGATGGGGACGACCAGTGGACGCGGCTCGCTGAGGGTGACGCCCGTGGTGGTGGTGACCGGCGTCTCGATCTCGACCGGCTCGACCTTGACGGCGCGGGTCGCTTCGTACGCGAGCAGTGTCACGAGTTCCTCGGTGAGCGCGCGGAACACCGGAGACGGGGTGTGCTTGTTGCGCAACACCGTCAGCTTGTGGGTGATGAGGGGGTGGTCGGCAACGTGCACTCGCATAGGCTCAAGGCTAACCGACGTTTCCCCCGTGAGGAGCCCGCGTGAGTCTGGCCGTCCCCGACGACTACGAGCAGTGGATGCGCCGCGCCATCGCCGACGCGCGGCTCGCCTTCGACACCGGCGACGTCCCGGTCGCCGCGCTGGTCGTCGACGAGCAGGGTGAGGTCATCGGGACCGGCCGCAACGAGCGCGAGCTGCACAACGACCCGACCGCCCACGCGGAGGTGCTCGCGCTGCGCGAGGCAGCAGCATCCCGGGACGACTGGCACCTGGAGGGATGCACGCTCGTCGTCACCCTCGAACCGTGCGTGATGTGCGCGGGCGCCGTGCTGGCCGCCCGGGTGCCGCGCGTGGTGTTCGGCGCCTGGGACGAGAAGGCTGGGGCGGCGGGGTCGGTGTACGACGTGCTGCGCGACCGCAGGCTGAATCACCGGGTCGAGGTGTACGCGGGCGTGCTGGCCGAGGACTGCGCCGACCTGCTGCTGGACTTCTTCCGCGCGAAGCGCTGAGGGCGCGGCGGCGGCGCGCGCGGCACGGACGCAGCCGGCGGCGCGCTACGGCAGCTGCGCCAGCCACTCCGAGAACGCGGCACGGGATGCGGCCTGCATCGCCGCCGAGTACTGCTCGCGGTCGCGGCGCATGGCGTCGGGGTCGATCGCATGCTCGTCCAGCTCGTTGTACCCGTCGGACACCCAGCGCTCGTGCATCTCGTCGGTCACTTCCGGGTGGAACTGCACGGCGAGGGCGAAGTCCCCGATGGCGAACGCCTCGTTGGAGTAGTCGCTCGAGGATGCCAGCAGCGTCGCGCGCTCCGGCAGGTCGAACGTGTCGCCGTGCCACTCCACGACGGGGACGCCGTCGAAGTGCCTGATCGGCGACTCCGCTCCCGCCGCCGTCGGCTCGACCCTGCGGAAGCCGATCTGCATCGTGCCGCCCTTGTAGACACGCTCGCCGAGGGCGCCGGCCATGAGCTGCGCGCCGAGGCACACCCCGAGCGTCGGGAGCTCGGTGTCGAGTCTCTGCCTGATGAGGGCCTGCTCGTGCGCCAGGTGCGGGAACTCGCGCGTTTGGTATGCGCCCATCTCTCCGCCGAGGATGACGAGGAGGTCGGCCGTCTCCGCATCCACTGCCGTCAGATCCTCGGTCGTCGCGTCGACCACGCTGACCTCGTAGCCGTGCTCGGCCAGGACCGGCCCGATGTTGCCGAGGTGGATGGTGGGGTCGTGCTGCAGCACGACGGCGCGGCGGGTCACTCGAGGCCCTTGATGACGATGGCGTCCGTGGCCGGGTGCTTCTCGTTGGGGTCGATCCACACATCCGGTTCGATGTAGATGACGCGCGCGGACGGCACGGCGGCACGGATGCGGCGCTCGACGCTGTCGATGGCCGCAGCGACCTCGGAGAGCCTGCGCTCGCCGTAGATCGCGAGCTTCACGCCCACCAGCAGCTCGTCCGGCCCGAGGTACAGCGTCTTCATGTGGATGATGCGCTCGGCCTCGTCGCCGTCGAGGATCGCCTTCTCGATGGCCGCGACGTCTTCGTCGCTCGCGCCCTCGCCCACCAGCAGGCTCTTCGTCTCCATGCCCAGGATGACGGCCACGGTGATCAGCAGCGCGCCGATGAGGAGCGTGCCGATCGCATCCCACACCCCGTTGTGCGTGATGATCGTGAGGCCGACGCCCAGCAGCGCGAACACCAGACCGGTGAGCGCCGCGACGTCTTCGAGCAGCACGACCGGCAGCTCGGGGGCCTTGGCGCGGCGGATGAACTGCGGCCACGACATGCTCTTCTTGTGCGGGCGGGACTCGTGCACCGCCGTGCGGAGCGAGAACGACTCCAGGCCGATCGCGATGACCAGCACCAGCAGCGGAAGCCACCAGTTCTCGAGTGGATGCGGGTGCGTCAGCTTCTCGATGCCCTCGTACAGGGAGAACACGCCACCGACGGAGAACAGGATGATCGAGACGACGAACGCGTAGACGTAGCGCTCGCGGCCGTAGCCGAAGGGATGCTCCTTGTCCGCCTTCTTCTTCGCCTGGCGTCCGCCGAGCAGCAGGAGCAGCTGATTACCGGAGTCCGCTACCGAGTGGACGCCCTCCGCGAGCATCGACGACGAGCCGGAGAAGGCCCACGCGATGAACTTCGTGATGGCGATCCCGAGGTTGGCGGCGAAGGCCGCGACGATTGCCCTGGTTCCACCCGATGCGCTCATGGCAACATCCTAGGATGGCGAGCATGACCGACACGCAGAACGTCACGCTCCCGACGATCGCCATGCTCGGAGCAGGCGCCATGGGCCGCGCCATCCTCAGCGGCCTCCTCGCGCCCGGTGTCACCGTCCAGGGCGGCATCCGGGTGACCAACCGCTCGGCGGCGCGCGCCGCGGAACTCTCCGGCACAGCAGGGGTGACCGCGTACGCCACCGAGACGAAGGCCGACGCGAACCGCCTCGCCGTGGACGGCGCCGAAATCGTCATCGTGGCCGTGAAACCGGCGATGGTGCCGGACCTGCTGCGCGAGATCGGCGCATCCCTCACCCCCGGCGCCGTGGTCGTGAGCGTCGCGGCCGGTGTGACGACGGCGACGTTCGAGTCTCTGCTGCCGCAGACCGTGACCGTGGTGCGGTCGATGCCGAACACCCCAGCGGTGGTCGGCAAGGCGGTCACCGGCATCAGCGGAGGCAACCGCACGCGACCGGACGACCTCGCGCTGGTGCGCACGCTCTTCGAGACGGTGGGCGAGGTGGTCGAGGTCCCCGAGTCCCAGCTGGATGCGCTCGGCACCATCTCCGGTTCCGGCCCCGCATACGTGTTCTTCCTGATCGAGCAGCTGACCGCCGCCGCCGTCGCCAAAGGCTTCACACCCGAGCAGGCGGCGACCCTGGTCAACGGCACCTTCCTCGGCGCCTCCGAGCTCCTCGTCTCCTCCGGCGAGGACCCCGCAGAGCTCCGCCGCCGCGTCACGAGCCCGGGCGGCACGACAGAGCGCGCCATCGCCGTCCTCGCCGACGCCGACCTTGCCTCCCTCTTCACGCGCGCCACCGACGCCGCCCTCGCCCGCTCCCGCGAGCTCGCCGCCTCCTGACCTGCGGCCGCAGCCATCGAGCCGGGACTTATGCACGCGACACGCCGGGCGCGGGCGTGCATAAGTCCCGGCTCGATCGCTTGAGAGCCGCGCGGATGAGGGGGACGGCGCGGGGGACCGGCCCAGCGAGGTCGGCAGCCGTGATGAAGACGGTGTTCCAGCCGATGGATGCGAGACGCTCGCGCCGGTGGATGTCTGCCCGGTAGAGGTCGGCGTCCGTACGGTGATGGTCGCCGAGGTACTCGATGGCCGTCCGCGCCTCCGGATACGCGAGGTCGACCATCGCGACAAGTCGGCCGCCGTGGGTCACGCGGAAGTTGAGCTCCGGCTCCGGAAGTGCAGCGCGGACCAGCGCGACTCGCAGGACGGACTCCTGCGGCGACAGAGAGCCGTAGCGGACCAGCTCGACAGCGACGCGGAGCGAATGCACGCCGCGCCGCCGCCCGTGGTGCCGAACAGCCCTTTCCAACTCGGCGCGCCCCAGCGGGCTGGGTCGACCGGAATACGGCTCGTCGCCCGTGATCAGGAAATCACCGATCGCGACGAGCTCCGCCACATCGAGCCGCCCCGAAAGCTGAGCCCAGGTGTCTTCGGGGGAGACGCACGCCAGATCGTCGACAGTCACGACGCGATGGCCGGAACTCTTCAACTCGTGTGGAACAACCCCGTTCATCCGTGGTGGCCAGTGAGGTGCGAACACGGCGACGTGCACGCGACTCGGGTGATGGCGATACGGCAGCGGCATCCGGTGGATCAGTGCCGCGGACTCGTGACTGAAGTAGTGGCCGTGCCGCTGCTGCGCCGCATAGGCCCGGCACTTCTCGATGTGGTCGTCGGGGTCGGCATCCACTGTCCGGACCCCGCGGAACGGCCGCTGGAGATCAGGATGGTCTACCCGGCGCCGACTGTATCCTGCCGCTCTGGCCCTCGCGTACGTGAACCCCGCTGCGTCGAGTTCTCCGCCGAGTTCCGCTGTTTCGCCTAGTCCCGCTGTTCTGGCTGTTCGGTCTGTTCCGCGTTCCATCCCCCCACTTTGCCGACGCTTCGGCCCCCACCTGAGGTTGTCCACAACCCAGCCATCGAGCCGGGACTTATGCACACCTAGCGCCGGTGTGTCGCGTACACAAATCCCGGCTCGATGGCTTCGGCACCGGAGCCGAGCAGGGCCGAGCGGCGCGGGGTTGGGGCGGAGGGGCGAGGGGCGCGGCGCCGGTCAGGAGTCGAGGGCGGCGAAGCGCTCGATGTCGGAGGAGGAGCCGGAGACGATGATGAGGTCGTGGTTGGAGACCACGGTGTCCGCCGTCGCGTAGGTGAACGGCTTGCCGGGGCTCTTCACGCCGACGACGGTGATGTGGTACTTCGTGCGCACGCCGGACTCGGTGAGGTTGATGCCGCGGATCGGCTTCGGCGGGTACATCTTGACCAGGGCGAAGTCGTCGTCGAATTCGATGAAGTCGAGCATCCGGCCGGAGACCAGGTGGGCGACGCGCTCGCCGGCCTCCGCCTCCGGGTAGATGACGTGGTTGGCGCCGATGCGTTCCAGGATCTTGCCGTGCGACTGCGAGATGGCTTTGGCCCAGATCTGCGGCACCTTGAGGTCGACCAGGTTGGCGGTGATGAGCACGCTCGCCTCGATCGACGAGCCCACAGCGACGACCGCGATGGAGAAATCCTCCGCCCCGATCTGGCGCAGCGTCTCGATCGAGCGGGCGTCGGCCTGCACCGTGTGCGTCACCCTGTCCGCCCACTTCTGCACCAGCCCGGCGTCCGTGTCGATGGCGAGCACCTCGCGGTCCAGCCGGTCGAGCTCTCCCGCCGTCGCTGCGCCGAAGCGGCCGAGCCCGATCACCAGGACGGGAGCGTTGTGCTTGATCCGGTCAACCAACGAGCGGCCTCTCCTCAGGGTTCTGGTACAGCTGCTTGCGCTGGCTCTGGGCGAGCGCCGCGGCGAGTGTCACTGTACCAACGCGCCCGCAGAACATCGTGGCCGCCATCACGTACACTCCCGCATCCGGCAGCTTTTCCGTCAGGCCGGTCGACAGGCCGCATGTGGCGAACGCGGAGATCACGTCGAACAGCACGTGGTCGAGCGGCGCCTTGGTGATCTGCAGGATCAGGATGCTCGACACCGCCACGATCGTGGCACCCCACAGCGCCACAGCCACCGACAGCCGCAGCACGTCGATCGGGATGCGGCGACGGAACGCATCCATCGACTCCACCCCGCGCGCCTCCGCGAACGCCGCGAGGAACAGCACCGCGAGGGTCGTCACTTTGATGCCGCCGGCCGTGGATGCGGACCCGCCGCCGATGAACATCAGCATGTCGGTCACCAGCAGGCTCGAGCCGTGCAGGTCGTCGATCGGCACCGTGGAGAACCCGCCCGACCTGGCCATCGTCGACAGGAACAGCGACTGGAAGACGGTGTGGCCGGCATCCAGGTGGCCGAACGTCTTCGGGTTGTCCGCCTCGAGGACGATGTAGAGCACGGCGCCGGCGACCAGCAGGATGACCGAGGTCACCAGGGTCAGCTTCACGTGGATGGACCAGCGGCGGCGACGCTTGCGCAGGTTCGTCGCGATGGCGAGGATCACCGGGAAGCCGATCGCCCCGAGGAAGACGCCGATCATCAGCGCGCCGAGGAACCAGAAGTCCTCGGCGAACGGCGCGAGAC encodes the following:
- a CDS encoding PadR family transcriptional regulator, with amino-acid sequence MSKRAISNPLALAVLSCLWERPMYPYEMTTSMRERGKEDSIRLNFGSLYAVIKSLEKHGFIVATQTEREGNRPERVVYEITDAGRREADEWLSELIDTPVKEYPAIETGLSLLPMLPPQTALELLEKRVERLDDEIASRHRQLDEIGDSLPELFMVEFHYRQAVLDAERAYIAGLASRIRDGSIGGLQMWEGLHALLREGLSMADIQQRVSAGDFGQEVADLLG
- a CDS encoding ATP-binding cassette domain-containing protein, with translation MTTEYPSALIADDLRKSYPAGRGKPPVRAVDGLSFTAETGTIFGLLGPNGAGKSTTIKILSTLARADSGRAIVAGIDVARHPGRVRCSIGFVAQKSVADPTDTGAENLVLAGRLQGLSGRDARARAAELLSRFGLAEHATRQVKTYSGGMSRKLDVAIGLMHRPAVLFLDEPTTGLDPEARAELWAEIERMTAFENMTVLLTTHYLEEADRLAKRLAIVDRGTVVTAGTPEELKNDLRGDAVIVELTADGDPFAALTALGRVDALSEVGGDGRTLRARADSGAATLPLALAALEAAGIAVASATVARPSLDDVYLRHTGRTLTKAQETAQDAALENAS
- a CDS encoding ABC transporter permease, giving the protein MTAIAPTRIHSERTASGPSFFTHTAVLTARLLRAAWRMPVFLVMNLVQPIIWLLLFGQLFKAVVQIPGFGNGQSYLEFLTPGIVMMMALFGSAWSGTVYIQDMQRGVMDRFLTSPTSRPAMIVSTLVYQSILAVVQSLVVLGIAFWAGARFEGGFTGIVLLLLAVVLLTAVFCSLSNAVALLAKEQTALIGISQLITLPLMFLSSAIMNTKLSPEWVQNVAAYNPFEWAVIVGRQALSAHPDWPSLWLHVGLLAALTVVMAALATSAFRAYQRSA
- a CDS encoding winged helix-turn-helix domain-containing protein, encoding MSLATIDTAYSPSRHLAAAPAPAAAVPTPAAAPAVPATQIRAVPNGTEARGFVLYVGIDEAKAAAAGTDLGRIVEALKRLTAEIAPSAETYAAVALAPEGAGGRDVDVVRLALQDPSAIAKHRHQVTPDEDEDRASGGVVVDISRKRLLLDNQTAALTYKEFELLQYLVLREGRTIERAELISSLWGSADDEVPNERTIDVHVRRLRSKLGRYEDIVRTVRGVGYRFDRHADVSIRHASAPSPDLF
- the upp gene encoding uracil phosphoribosyltransferase, which translates into the protein MRVHVADHPLITHKLTVLRNKHTPSPVFRALTEELVTLLAYEATRAVKVEPVEIETPVTTTTGVTLSEPRPLVVPILRAGLGMLEGMVRLMPTAEVGFLGMARNEVTFEPTTYAERLPDDLSDRQCFVLDPMLATGGSLGAAIEFLFKRGAVDVTAICILAAPEGIAALEKATEGRDVTIVLGALDERLNENGYIVPGLGDAGDRLYGTV
- the tadA gene encoding tRNA adenosine(34) deaminase TadA, which encodes MSLAVPDDYEQWMRRAIADARLAFDTGDVPVAALVVDEQGEVIGTGRNERELHNDPTAHAEVLALREAAASRDDWHLEGCTLVVTLEPCVMCAGAVLAARVPRVVFGAWDEKAGAAGSVYDVLRDRRLNHRVEVYAGVLAEDCADLLLDFFRAKR
- a CDS encoding glutamine amidotransferase, which codes for MTRRAVVLQHDPTIHLGNIGPVLAEHGYEVSVVDATTEDLTAVDAETADLLVILGGEMGAYQTREFPHLAHEQALIRQRLDTELPTLGVCLGAQLMAGALGERVYKGGTMQIGFRRVEPTAAGAESPIRHFDGVPVVEWHGDTFDLPERATLLASSSDYSNEAFAIGDFALAVQFHPEVTDEMHERWVSDGYNELDEHAIDPDAMRRDREQYSAAMQAASRAAFSEWLAQLP
- a CDS encoding cation diffusion facilitator family transporter, producing the protein MSASGGTRAIVAAFAANLGIAITKFIAWAFSGSSSMLAEGVHSVADSGNQLLLLLGGRQAKKKADKEHPFGYGRERYVYAFVVSIILFSVGGVFSLYEGIEKLTHPHPLENWWLPLLVLVIAIGLESFSLRTAVHESRPHKKSMSWPQFIRRAKAPELPVVLLEDVAALTGLVFALLGVGLTIITHNGVWDAIGTLLIGALLITVAVILGMETKSLLVGEGASDEDVAAIEKAILDGDEAERIIHMKTLYLGPDELLVGVKLAIYGERRLSEVAAAIDSVERRIRAAVPSARVIYIEPDVWIDPNEKHPATDAIVIKGLE
- the proC gene encoding pyrroline-5-carboxylate reductase, with protein sequence MTDTQNVTLPTIAMLGAGAMGRAILSGLLAPGVTVQGGIRVTNRSAARAAELSGTAGVTAYATETKADANRLAVDGAEIVIVAVKPAMVPDLLREIGASLTPGAVVVSVAAGVTTATFESLLPQTVTVVRSMPNTPAVVGKAVTGISGGNRTRPDDLALVRTLFETVGEVVEVPESQLDALGTISGSGPAYVFFLIEQLTAAAVAKGFTPEQAATLVNGTFLGASELLVSSGEDPAELRRRVTSPGGTTERAIAVLADADLASLFTRATDAALARSRELAAS
- a CDS encoding TrkA family potassium uptake protein, giving the protein MVDRIKHNAPVLVIGLGRFGAATAGELDRLDREVLAIDTDAGLVQKWADRVTHTVQADARSIETLRQIGAEDFSIAVVAVGSSIEASVLITANLVDLKVPQIWAKAISQSHGKILERIGANHVIYPEAEAGERVAHLVSGRMLDFIEFDDDFALVKMYPPKPIRGINLTESGVRTKYHITVVGVKSPGKPFTYATADTVVSNHDLIIVSGSSSDIERFAALDS
- a CDS encoding potassium transporter TrkG, translating into MRATQTSGRMSLTPAGRMRDGINGFASRSPSRFAILVFTLLILVFTLLFSLPIATTARSTTPLADALFTAVSVICVTGLSTVDMATHWSVFGHLLVFFGVQIGAVGVLTMASILGLVVSRKLGLRAKLMAASDSNPLRIHAGPVAEGQAVRLGEVGKLLITVALSMVVIEGVVGLLLLPRMLIAGIPFGTALWESIYYAAMAFTNTGFTPNAEGLAPFAEDFWFLGALMIGVFLGAIGFPVILAIATNLRKRRRRWSIHVKLTLVTSVILLVAGAVLYIVLEADNPKTFGHLDAGHTVFQSLFLSTMARSGGFSTVPIDDLHGSSLLVTDMLMFIGGGSASTAGGIKVTTLAVLFLAAFAEARGVESMDAFRRRIPIDVLRLSVAVALWGATIVAVSSILILQITKAPLDHVLFDVISAFATCGLSTGLTEKLPDAGVYVMAATMFCGRVGTVTLAAALAQSQRKQLYQNPEERPLVG